The following are encoded together in the Ranitomeya imitator isolate aRanImi1 chromosome 4, aRanImi1.pri, whole genome shotgun sequence genome:
- the LOC138674645 gene encoding olfactory receptor 5AR1-like, with translation MHSNDQNNYSTHGEFYLCAFTRYGNLQLVIFTVLVKMYLLCVFGNTFITVIVCLTSHLHTPMYYFLCNLTVLDIIYVSVILPKLMVITVTGNNTISFSGCFAQVFFYVFCIGTEFFILASMAYDRYVAICTPLHYLLVMNQKTFLTLSVFSFILGVLNAVMYPLLISKLSFGNSHEINNFFCHMKSVLKLSSIEGTRVDLLITVDGVVLGFSTFILILISYMFIISTILKIQTSSGRVKAFSSCSSHLTVVLLFCLTSLSLNIKPENEVTQEQDKIFSMLYIAVVPLLNPVVYSLRNKEVKKAIERMFSKSIRNWNYNE, from the coding sequence ATGCATAGTAATGACCAGAATAACTACTCAACACATGGAGAATTCTATCTCTGTGCCTTTACCAGGTATGGAAACCTTCAGCTGGTCATTTTTACTGTCCTCGTAAAAATGTATCTGCTGTGTGTGTTTGGAAATACTTTTATCACTGTCATTGTATGTctgacctcccatcttcatacacccATGTATTATTTTCTATGTAACCTCACAGTTCTGGATATCATATATGTCTCTGTTATCTTGCCTAAACTCATGGTGATAACTGTCACGGGTAATAATACCATATCTTTCTCAGGATGCTTTGCACAAGTATTTTTTTACGTATTTTGTATCGGGACAGAATTTTTCATACTGGCTTCTATGGCCTATGACCGATATGTGGCTATTTGTACTCCTTTACACTATCTGCTTGTTATGAACCAAAAGACATTTCTAACACTTTCTGTCTTCTCCTTCATCCTCGGTGTGTTAAATGCAGTGATGTATCCACTGCTAATCTCAAAATTATCATTCGGCAATTCTCATGAAATCAATAATTTCTTTTGTCATATGAAATCCGTGCTGAAGCTAAGCAGCATCGAAGGAACACGAGTTGACCTTCTGATAACCGTAGATGGTGTTGTTTTAGGATTCTCCACCTTCATCCTCATTCTTATTTCATATATGTTCATCATCTCCACCATTTTGAAGATCCAGACATCATCCGGTAGGGTAAAGGCTTTTTCCAGCTGTTCTTCTCATCTCACCGTGGTCCTATTGTTTTGTTTAACATCTCTTAGCCTTAATATAAAACCAGAAAATGAAGTGACTCAAGAACAGGATAAAATTTTCTCCATGTTGTATATTGCTGTGGTTCCACTTTTAAATCCAGTGGTGTACAGCTTAAGAAACAAAGAAGTTAAAAAAGCTATTGAAAGAATGTTTTCAAAAAGTATCCGGAATTGGAATTATAATGAGTAA